A region from the Manihot esculenta cultivar AM560-2 chromosome 13, M.esculenta_v8, whole genome shotgun sequence genome encodes:
- the LOC122721502 gene encoding uncharacterized protein LOC122721502: MAVQDKEFLQWPRPMKAEVNQRDPDKYCQYHRIHGHDTNNCYQLIGEIERLIKRGHLKNFVKKSEGQRPQPNLAVQTPRRARAGPVNDGSSGTINMIVGGLGGRMSRRGKKRSREGESSSAEVMQVVEHSPVAITFSPEDAQGVQMPHDDALVIEAIIHNYWVKKILMDDGSKVNLLPYRVFQQMGISEEQLVRDQAPVKGIGGVSVPVEGKVKLALTLGEAPRTRTHFAVFLVVKLPLSYNAILGRPTLFDFEVVTSIRYLAMKFPTEAGVGVVRESQEEARVVYLATVSEPSSAGEKLDSEVLEVRDEKKEARTEPVGELETFSLSEAETNKVFSLNTGLTKEQKTEVMTLTRGHASSFA; this comes from the coding sequence atggcagtacaggacaaggagttccttCAATGGCCCAGACCTATGAAAGCTGAAGTAAaccagcgagatcctgacaaatactgtcagtatcATCGTATACATGGCCATGACACCAACAACTGCTACCAGTTGATTGGTGAGATCGAGAGACTGATAAAAAGGGGACACCTCAAAAACTTTGTGAAGAAATCGGAGGGACAAAGGCCTCAGCCCAACCTAGCGGTGCAAACACCTAGGAGAGCAAGAGCAGGACCAgtaaatgatgggtccagtgggaccatcaacatgattgtcggAGGGttaggaggtcggatgagccgaaggggAAAAAAGAGGAGTCGAGAGGGAGAAAGTAGTAGTGCCGAAGTCATGCAGGTCGTCGAGCATTCTCCAGTGGCCATCACtttctctccggaggatgctcaaggtgttcagatgcctcatgaCGATGCCCTTGTTATTGAAGCCATCATCCACAACTACTGGGTAAAAAAGATCTTgatggatgatgggagtaaggtgaatTTGCTGCCCTAcagggttttccagcagatgggaatctcGGAAGAACAATTGGTCCGAGACCAAGCACCGGTCAAAGGGATTGGAGGAGTCTCAGTGCCCGTGGAGGGAAAAGTAAAGCTGGCTCTCACTCTAGGAGAAGCGCCAAGGACTCGCACTCATTTCGCGGTATTCTTAGTGGTCAAACTCCCCCTAAGCTACAACGCGATACTGGGAAGACCTACACTGTTTGATTTCGAGGTTGTCACCAGCATCAGATACTTGGCCATGAAATTCCCAACAGAGGCAGGAGTGGGAGTAGTCCGGGAAAGTCAGGAAGAGGCGAGAGTAGTGTACCTAGCCACAGTGTCAGAGCCAAGCTCGGCAGGAGAGAAGCTCGACTCAGAGGTGCTAGAGGTTAGGGACGAGAAGAAAGAGGCTAGAACAGAGCCGGTCGGAGAGTTGGAGACTTtttccttatcagaagcagagacaaataaggtcttcagtcttaacACCGGCCTCACTAAAGAGCAGAAAACGGAGGTCATGACCCTGACCCGAGGTCACGCATCAAGCTTCGCCTag